GACCGTCGCTTCAGACGCCTGAAACTGGGCAGTCGGCTCCGATGAGCCGTCGCCGCCCAGCAGGTCCAGAGCAGCAGCCTGAAGGGCCAATTTTTGTGCCACGCCGGACGACGGTGTAATCCCCGAGTACCCGATAAACCACTTGTCAGACGCCGTCCCAGCCGAGGGAAAGAGCTTGTATGCCCCGTTCACCTGCGTCAGCTTGGTCCCGCCGTGAAGGTACGGCTCAAGCGCCGCGAGAGTAGGAACTTTGCCAGCGTCGTCCGTTCCAGCCTTGTCAGAGACGTACAGCAGCGCGGCAGCACGGATGCTCTGCAGGTCGCTGGCGATACGCGTCGCTTCCGCCTTGTCCGTTCCGCCTCCAAGGGTCAAAAGCATCGTACTGGCCAATGCCGCCATGATGGCGAGCGCTATCAGAAGTTCAACAAAACTGAAACCGGCGCGGCGCTTTTTCATCAGGTGTCCTCCTTAAATCGTCTACTCGGTCCGGCAGAACTGGCCGAACGTCTCCTCGCAAAACCGACGGACGTCGGTTTCGCTTCCCATGCCCAAAACCTGACGTGCCCACTCTTCGGCCTGCCGGTCTTCCAGCTGGGTGATGACCCAGTTCGTCCGAAGCAGGCTCGTCGGGTTGACGCTGAAGTGACGCAGCCCCATGCCGAACAGGACAGGAATCAGCGTGGGAACTCCGGCCATTTCGCCGCACAGGTGAACCGGCGTTCCGGCCGCGTCTCCGGCGTCGATGACCATCTTGATGAGCCGCAGCACCGCCGGAGCAAACGGCGAATAAAGGTTCCCCAACGACCCGTTCGCCCGGTCAGCGGCCAACGTGTACTGAACCAAGTCGTTGCTGCCGATGCTCAAAAAGTCGCTCTCCCGCGCCAGCACGTCCGCGGTCAGCGCGGCGGCCGGCGTTTCAACCATCACGCCCAAGGACACTTCCGGGTTGAACTGCTTGTCCTCCCGGCGCAGCTCGTTTTTCAAGTCCTCCAGAACGGCCCGGGCGGCTCGGACTTCCTCCACAGAGGTCACCAGCGGCAGCATGATGCCTAAGTCCCCGTCGCCGCTGGCCCGCAGCAGCGCCCGAAGCTGCTCCCTGAAAATATCGCTTCTCGACAGGGAATAGCGGATCGCCCGATGCCCCAGCGCCGGATTGGTCTCTTTTGGAACGGCCAAGTAGTCTGGGATCCGGTCGCCGCCGATGTCAAGGGTCCGAAAGATGACAGGACAGCCAGTCATGGCCAAAAGAGCCCGCCGGTAATCGCCGTACTGCTCTCCGCAGGTAGGCAGACGGTTCTTTGACAGGTACAGGTATTCGGTCCGGTACAGCCCGATACCGCCGCCGCCCAGATCGGCCAGAGTGTCCACGTCAGCTAGGTCTGCCACATTGCCGTGAACCGTGCAGAGCGTCCCGTCCCGGCTTCGGGCCGGATGTCCTTTCAGCTTGGACAGCTGCCGCTCGAACTCCTCGCGGCGGGCGGCCCGCTGGGCGAAGGCCGCGCGGTCGTCTTCCGACGGGTTGAGGATCACCTCTCCCGTCGTCCCGTCAAGGATAACCGGGTCGCCGGTCTCGGCGAGATCGGCGATCTCATCAACGGAGATGACCGTTGGCACGTGACAGTTCCGAGCGGAGATGACGCCGTGAGAGTAGTACGTGTCCTTCTGGCAGACGACCCCGGCGAACACGCCTCGCTGGAGCATGGTCTGGTGCCCCTTGTCGAGCTGACGGCATACCAGCACAATCGGCTCGTTTGCCCGGCTGATCAGCAGAGGGCCTGACACGTGAAGGAGCAGCCGGCACAGTCTGGAAGCCACGTCTTTCACGTCGTCGGCCCGGGCCTTCAGGTCGTCGTTGTCCATGTTCTCGAAGACCTGAACGAACTTGTCGGCTGTCACCTTGACGGCCCACGGGGCGTTCACGTTTTCAGTGATAATCCACCCCTTGATCTGACCGATGAACTCGCCGTCCCGGAGCATTGTCCCCGGCGCGACGCCCGCTTCCTCCCCGCCTTCAGGAAAGGTTTGGCAGAGGGCCGACATCTCGCCAGCCACGGTCTCGATCGCCAAGTCGAGACGCTCCAGCTCAGCTTCGACGTCGTCAACGAACTCCCGATCGATTTCAACCTGCTCTTTCCAGTCAAGGTACACCCGTCCGACAGCAATTCCCGGCGACGCTCCCACTCCGTTCATGGCAAGACCTCCCCGAATACCGCCTCACGTTCGAATGTTTTTATCTTATCACAGCAACGGTCCGTCGACTTCATGCCGTGGATGACGCTTCACTTTTGCGGACACCTGACTATAATATAAAAGGGCCTCGGTCGGAACGATGTCTCCGAACGAGGCCTTTTTGCATTCAAAACGAAGAGTTTCTCGAAGCTGAAAGGAGTTTCCAATCATGAGCGAATGTCCCTGCGGTTCCGGACGATACTACACGGCGTGCTGCGGCCGGTTCATCGACGACGGCGCTTCCCCTGCGACCGCCGAGGAGCTGATGCGGGCGCGGTACACCGCGTACGCCACCGGCAACGTCGAGTACGTGCTGAACACCCACGACCCGAAGACCCGAGAGTCAGTCAGCGAAGAGGCCACAAAAGAGTGGTCCCAGTCCGCCCATTGGCTGGGCCTGAAGATCCTCCACACCGACGCCGGCGGTCCCAAGGACAACCGCGGCACGGTGGAATTTGTAGCCAGCTTTGAAATCGAGGGCAAGAAAGTTGACCACCACGAGCGGGCCTCGTTCCTGCGGCACGACGGCAAGTGGTTTTTCGAGGACGGCGACATCGTCGGCGAGACGTACGTCCGCGACACGCCCAAGGTCGGCCGCAACGACCCATGCCCCTGCGGCAGCGGAAAGAAATACAAGTTCTGTTGCGGCCGCAGCTGATTCAGTCAAATGCTGAACGTACGGGGTTTTGACAACGAGAAGTACCTAGCCGAGCAGACCGCTGCCATCAAGCAGCGGCGCGAACGCATCGGCGGGAAGCTGTACTTGGAGTTCGGCGGCAAACTCACCTCGGATCTCCACGCGGCCCGCGTCCTGCCCGGCTTTGACCCAGACGTAAAGATGCGGCTGCTGGGCGGCTTTCGGGATATGGCAGAAATCATCATCTGCCTGTACGCCGGCGATATCGAGCGCAAGAAAATCCGCGCCGACTTCGGGATAACCTACGACGCCGACGTGCTTCGGCTCATTGACCGGTTCGGCGAGCAGGGGCTGACTGTGGCGGGCGTCGTCATTAACCGCTACGAAGGCCAGCCGACCGCCGACCTGTTCCGCCGCCGGCTAGAACACCGGGGCGTGAGAGTCTACACCCACCGGATGACGAAAGGCTACCCGACCGACCTTGAGACGATCGTCAGCGACGAAGGCTACGGGGCCAACTCGTACGTGCCCACCACCAAGCCCATCGTCGTCGTCACAGCGCCCGGCCCGGGTAGCGGGAAGCTCGCCACCTGTCTCAGCCAGCTGTATCACGAGCACCGGCGGGGCGTTCAGGCGGGATACGCCAAGTACGAGAGCTTCCCGGTGTGGAACATGCCCCTCAAGCACCCGCTGAACTTGGCCTACGAGGCAGCCACCGCTGACTTAGGCGACGTCAACCTGATCGACCACTTCCACCTGGAAGCGTACGACCAGAAAACGGTCAACTACAACCGCGACTTGGAAGCGTTCCCAATCCTTCAGCGAATCCTCCAGCGAATCACCGGACAGGACTCGTTCTACCGTTCGCCCACCGACATGGGGGTCAACCGGATCGGCTTCGGCATCGTGGACGACGACGTGGTCCGCCGGGCCTCCTGCGACGAAATCGTCCGGCGGTACTTCCGCTACTCCTGCGAGTGCGCCCAAGGAATCACCGACGATGAGGTCGTCCAGCGCGTCGAACTCATCATGAAGGAGCTGGGGCTCCAGCCCGAAGACCGGGCGGTCGTCATTCCTGCCCGAGAGGCCGCCAAGGAGGCCCGAGCCAAGGGCAAAGGCTCCGACGGCATCTATACCGGCTGCGCCATCGAACTTCCCGACGGCTCGATCGTCACGGGCAAGAACTCCCCGCTGCTTCACGCCGAAGCGGCGGCGGTTCTCAACGCCATCAAGACGCTGGCCGGCATCCCGGACTCGATCGACCTCCTGCCTGCCTCGCTCATTCACTCGCTGGCCCACTTCAAAAAAGAGATCCTCGGCGGGACGAAGCTGACCATGAACCTTGACGAGACGCTCATCGCCCTCAGCCTGAGCGGCACGGTCAACCCGGTCGCCGAGGCGGCGGTCGCTCAGCTTCCCAAACTCCGCAACAGGGAAGTTCACACGTCCCATATTCCCAGCCCGGCCGACGAGAGCGCGCTGCGCAAGCTGAACGTCAACCTGACGAGCGACCCGCACTTCTCCAGCAAGAGCTTGTTTGAAGATTAACCGGCGCGTGCCCGCGAAGTCTAGCAGAACATAAAAGGGCCGCCGCCCGCGTAACGCGGGCGGCGGCCCTTTTAACGTTCCAACGTAACGATCAGTCCAGAACCGACGTGCACTTGACGAATTTCTGACGCCGGTACTCAAACAGCACCAAATGGGCCACGCCGCCGGCAAACTTCATCGTCCGACGCACGTACACCGTCATGCCGTTCCAAGAGACCGGATCGTACATATCCATGGCCGCCTCAGGTTTCCCCGACTCTACCAGAGCCGTCGCCGGTTCGCCTCAGCAGCCTCGATAGTACCCCCAGGTCAGCGTCTGAACGCTGCCCGTGCTCTTCAGGTATTGAACGACCTCGCCGGACGCGTCAAACCTCTGCGGCACGACCGCCCAGGCGACGGACGAAATAGAAACCGCGGCAGCCGCCCCGGCGAGCCATCTCACGAAGCCCCGCACTGCGCCGTCCTTACTTCAGCCCCGTGGCCGCCCGAACCTTGATCGAGTCGTCAGCCAAGCTCACCGACTGAACTGCCATCGGGACGACCAAGTGCTCAAACGAAATGCGCGGAGCCGCCTTGACCGTCGCCTTGGCGACAGCGTCGGCCGACACCAGACCGTTGTCGCAGGTCGCGGAGGTGATCTTCAGCGCGCCGCACCCGTTCTGAACCTCGTAATTCCCGTCCATATGCACCGTCGCTCTCAGCGGGATCATCGCCTTCCGGCTGTACACGCCCCACAGGCCGATCGTGTGCTCGGTAAACATCGACTTGTTCACGCTCAGCCGCGGAAAGTCCCGCCCCACCTTGGCGACGAAACCTTCCCGACTGATTCGCCCGGTCAGAGACCCGCCGCCGATCGACTTGATCAGCAGGCTGCTCCCGTTGGCCGAAAAGGTCACGTCTCTCAGCTCGATCATCAGGTCGTCATAGACCACGTTGTCGATCGAATACCCTTTAACTCCCAGGTACACTTTTGAGGCGTGCCCCTCTCCCAACCCCTGATCGGACGCGTCGACCGAAGCGGTCAGTGACTTAGCTCCTAAAAAAGAAGAGCGGAACGCGTCGGTCATCGCGTCGCCCCACTCCAAAGCCGTCTGAGGCGCCGCCTTCATATCCGACGACGCAAACGCCGGCACGGCCGAGGCAAACAGCGCAACCGCCAGAATAAACCATCGCTTCATTTTCCCATCTCCTTTGAGTCTGTCATTCGATGATCGGGACAACTTAAAGTGCCCCTGCGCAGTTCGTACGTTTCTTTTTATTATATTGTATCGATATCGAACCGCCGAACAACCGTTAGAATGCTTGAGAAATACCGCCCGTCGCCTCCCGTCGGAGCGAAAAAACAGATACAAGGAGGATCTTCCATGTCAGCTGCCAAACTCATCCTGTGGTTCTGCGCCGCCGTCTTCCTCGCCCTGTCGGTCCGCTTCTTCCGGGCCAAGCGGCCGTTCCACGCCCTCGTTGACCTCCTGCTGGCCGTCGGCATCATCGGAGTCATTTTCAACCAGTAACATCTTCCCCCTTGCGAAACACTATATATATGGTATAGTGTTTCTGCAATCGCCACATATATGGAGACATCGCAGTGGGAGGAAAGCGCCATGCTCATTCGTTACATTTTCAAGCGCGACGGAAGTCAGGTCCTGTTTGATCGGGAAAAGATCCGCGTGGCCGTGATGAAGGCCGCGGCGGCGGTCGGATCGTCGGATCCGTCGATCGGAGAGAACGTCACCCGTCAGGTGGAGTCCTATCTGGCCATATTTTACGACCACGACTCTATCCCGTCGGTCGAACAGATTCAAGATCTGGTCGAGCGGATTCTCATCGAAAACGACTACGCCGAGGTCGCTAAAGCCTATATCCTGTACCGCCGTCAGAGAGCCCGGATCCGGGACACCAAAGAGCTTTTGGGCGGCGCGGCCGACCTAGTGAACCGTTATCTGGACAACATCGACTGGAAAGTCAACGAGAACAGCAACATGAGCTACTCGCTCCAGGGGCTGAACAATTACATCGCCTCGGAGATCACCGCCCAGTACTGGCTGAACGAGATCTACACGCCCAAGATACGGGACCTTCACACCTCAGGCTCGCTTCATATTCACGACCTGAGCAACCTGTCGGTGTACTGCTGCGGCTGGGACCTGATGGACCTTCTCACGGTCGGATTCGGCGGCGTCACCACAAAGGTCGGCTCCAAGCCGGCGCGGCACCTGCGCTCACTTTTGGGGCAGATCGTCAACTTCTTCTACACGCTCCAAGGCGAAGCGGCCGGCGCTCAGGCGTTTGCCAACTTCGACACCTATCTGGCGCCGTTTGTCGCCGCGGACAAGCTCCCCTATGAGAGCGTCGTCCAGTGCATTCAGGAGTTCGTCTTCAACCTGAACGTCCCGACCCGCGTCGGCTTCCAGACGCCGTTCACCAACATCACCATGGACCTAACCGCGCCCAAGGCGCTGGCTAAACTGCCGGCCATCATCGGCGGCGAGCCCATCGACGCCACGTACGGCGACTTCCAGCGGGAAATGGACATGATCAACCGGGCGTTTGCCGAAGTCATGCTGGGCGGCGACGCCTCCGGAAAGGTGTTCCCCTTCCCCATCCCCACCTACAACCTGACCAGCGACTTCAACTGGGACAACCCGGTCCTTGACCCGGTATGGGAGATGACCGCCAAATACGGCATCCCGTACTTCTCCAACTTCATCAACTCGGACATGAACCCCGACGACGCCCGATCCATGTGCTGCCGGCTCCGGCTGGACAACCGGGAACTGCGCAAGCGCGGCGGCGGGCTCTTCGGCTCCAACCCCATGACCGGATCCATCGGCGTTGTGACCATCAACATGCCCCGGCTGGGATTCCTCTCCAAGGGAACCGACGACCTGCTCGCCCGGCTGGACGACCTGATGGACACGGCCCGCGACAGCCTCGAGATCAAGCGGAAAGTCTTGGAGCGCCTTACCGACGCCAACCTGTACCCCTACTCCAAGCACTACCTGCGGAGCGTCAAAAAGGCGTCGGGCCACTACTGGAACAACCACTTCAACACCATCGGCATCAACGGCATGAACGAGTGCCTGCTCAACCTGTGCGGCAAAGACCTGACGAGCCGCGAGGGAATCAAACTGGCCGCTTCGATCATGAACCACATGAAGGAACGGATGAGAACCTACCAGCTGGAGACCGGCAACCTGTACAACTTGGAAGCCACGCCGGCCGAGGGCGTCACCTACCGGTTCGCCAAGGCCGACCGGGATCAATTCGGCGGACAGGTCATCTGCGCCAATCACCGCCACATGCTGGAAGACGGCGCCGAGCCGTACTACACCAACTCGTCCCAGCTTCCCGTCGGCTCAACCGACGACATCTTTGAAGCCCTTGAGATGCAGGACGAACTCCAGACCATCTACACCGGCGGCACGGTCCTCCACGGCTTTCTGGGCGAGCGGGTCACCGACGGGGCGACCGTCCGACGGCTCGTTCGGAAAATCGCCGAAAACTATCGGCTGCCGTACTTCACCATCACGCCCACGTTCTCTATCTGTCCGATTCACGGCTACATTCCGGGCGAACACGAATACTGCCCCATCTGCGACGCCGAGCTTGCCGCACAGGAGGCAGCCTGCTGCTCCTGCAGCGCCGGCGACTAAATGCTCATCGGAGGACTGCAGAGGACCTCTCTCATCGACTACCCCGGACTCGTCGCTGCGACGGTTTTCACCCTCGGTTGCAACTTCCGCTGCCCATGGTGTCATAACGGCCCGTTGGTCGACCAGTCGTCGGACCTGCTGGACGAAGAGGACTTCTTCTCGTTCCTCGCCAGTCGAAAACGCCTGCTGGACGGCGTCGTGGTCACCGGCGGCGAGCCGACAATCCACCGCGACCTGCCGGAGTTCATCCTCCGAATCAAAGACATGGGGCTGAAAGTCAAACTTGACACCAACGGAAGCCACCCGGCAATGATGGCCGACCTGATCGACAAAAAACTCGTCGACTACATCGCCATGGACGTCAAAGCCGCGCCGTCGGCCTACCGACTCGCCGCCGGGACAACCGTCCAGCTGGAAACGCTCCGTCAGGCCATCGAGCAGACTCGGCGCCTTCCGCACGAGTTTCGGCTCACCCTCGTTCCGGGCATTCACACCGTCGACAGCATGGACGAATACGCCCAATTTTTGGTCCGCGGGCCGCTCTACCTTCAGGCGTTTCGGCCCGTCGAAACGGTACTGGCCGCCCCGTTCCGGGGCGCCCGCCCCTTTACCCCGAGCGAATTGGCCGCGTTTCGCGACCGATTAGCGTCGCTGATGGAAGGACCGGTCGTTCTTCGGTCTGCCATCTAGCGAATACATCAATTTCGATCGATCATCAGATCGTCTATTGAAGGAGGACTTATCATGGAAGAAAAGCGCACAAAGTGTGAAGTGTACTCTCGGGTCGTCGGTTTCCTTACTCCCGTTTCCCAGTGGAATAAAGGCAAGAAGGAAGAGTTCAAAGACCGCAAGACCTACGACGCCACGATGGCCCACCGTGATTTTTAAGACACGGCACAAACAGAGCGCCCCGCCTTCGGCGGGGCGCTCGCGTTTTCTGCTGGACAGGCAGCCTAGGCGGACACAACGCAAACAGGACTGCGGTTCGTTACGATGTTTCGGCTTTCCAAAGACCGCTTTAGCCAAGGCTTTGTCTGGCTCTTTGACGCGGGCGGACGGGGCGGTCGTCTTTCACGCGCTTGGATTGGCTATGACCGTGCCGTTGTTTATTGACTGAGTTGCGTATTCCCCGCCTGTTCCCTTGACAAACTGGCGGGGCGTGCTATTCTTGCATCAGAAAGCGGCTCTTCGTGACTAGAGGTCCCTGTGGGCAATTGGAGCCCCGTTGGTTCTTCTATTTCTCGAAGAGCCGTTTCTTTTTTAGGAGAAAACGAAACGAAGCAGAGCGCCCCGCTAAACGCGGGGCGCTCTGCTTTTGTCTTTTAAAAAGACGTCCTACTCCTGCTTCTCAAACTTAGCCTTCAGAGCTTCGCCAGGGGTTCCCAGCACGTCGCCGACGTGGTAGTACTTGCCGGTTCCGGGCCAGTAGAGGAAGAGCTTCATGGCTTCGGGCTTCAGCTCGCCGCTGGTCGGGTCGATACAGTTCTTATCGATCCACGTTTTGTTGACTTTGGCGATGAAGAACGTGTGGGATCCGCCGTCGAACGCCTCTTCAACTTCACATTCCATGGTGACAGGGAAGTCCACCAAGCAGGGGGCGTTGACCGTTTCAGCCTTCTCGGTCTTGACGCCAGTGACGGCGAACTTGTCCAAGTCGGGGAGCTTTTTCAGGCTGTGATTGCCGAAGAAGTCCATCTCGGCGAGGAACTTCTCGCTGGGAAGGTTCACCGTGAAAAACTTGGAGGCCATGATGTTGTCATGGGTGGCCCGCTTCTTGTTGACTGCCACGCCGATGCGGGCCGGCGAGCTGCTGACGATGCCCCACCGATCGATGAGAGCCGCGTCGGCCTTTCCGTTTGCGTCGTACGTGGCCACAGCGATGACTGTGGACGGGGCGACCCGAGGCCCAAGCTCTTTGCCGTTTGCCGGGTTCACCGCGACCCTCTCAACTGCCAAGGCCGGAACGGCCAACAATGACGCGCACATCAGAACTGCCAAGACGCTCTTTTTCATGCGAACACGCTCCTTTAATTAGCTCTAACTAACATATTGATTATACTCTGCCGCCGCTAAAAATCAACGGTTCAGCGGCTTTCGCCTGCCGGCAGGGAGCGGACTGTTGGTCTATAATCAGGCTGTTGTGACTTGTCAAAGACGAAGGAGGAGTTCCTTTGGCCAGAGCTGTGCAGCGTGATGATCTGCTTTCTTTTCGTTTCCTTTCCCGACCGGCCGTTTCGCCCGACGGCGGGACGATCGCCTTTTTGGTTCACCGGGCAGACAAGGAGTCAAACCGTTACGAGTCAAACATTTGGACGTGCCGCCTCAGCGACGGCGTTCTTCGGCAGATGACCTTTTCAGGAAGAGAAAAGTTTTTCTGCTGGAGCCCGGACGGCTCGTCGCTCGTCTTCGCTTCCGAGCGGACCGACGACGAGGGGACGGTCTTTTACCGGCTTTCTCTCGAAGGCGGGGAGGCCCAACGTCTCTTTTCCCTGCCCCAGAAGGCCGGGGCCGTCTGGGAGCTGCCTGACGGGCGTTTCCTCGTTCGGGCCCGCTGGGTTCCGTCAATTGAGAACCCGGATGAGGCCAACTATCAGATTTTTGACCAGCTGCCGTTCCTTGCGAACGGCCAAGGGTACATCGGTTCGGAACGGACCGGCTTAGGCGTTTATGCCCCTCAATCCGGGACTTGGAAGCGGCTGACCGACGAGACGTTCGACTTGGCAAGCTGCACGATGAAGGACGACTTCAGCCAAGTCCTCGCCGTGGGCTGCTCTTTTACCGACGTGAAGCCCCAGACGAACAGCGTCTGCCTGTTTGATCTGGCCGACGGGACGTCGCGAGATTTGACCGAAGGCCTCGCGATGTCCTTTTCGTCCGCCGGCTGGCATGGAGACGACGTGATCGCGACCGGGTGCGACCGCGCGGACCGCGGAGTCCACAAGAACCCGACGTTTTTCAAGCTGGCCGACAGCGCTTTGACGCCTCTGAGCCCGACGCTCGACACCGGCCTTCACAGCACGGTTGGCTCGGACTGCCGGTACGGCCAGGCCGATCAGACGGGCGAGTTCTTCGACGACGGGCTCGGCCTGGTTTACTGTTCCACCGAAGGGTTCCGAAGCTTCCTTTTCCGGCTAAACGCCGACGGTTCGAGCAGCCGGCTGACCGACCTGTCGTCTGTGGATTCGTTCTGCGTCCGATCGGGCGTCACGGCGTTCGTCGGGATGGAGCCGAACGGCCTGCAGGAGCTTTACGTTCT
This is a stretch of genomic DNA from Jonquetella anthropi DSM 22815. It encodes these proteins:
- a CDS encoding prepilin-type N-terminal cleavage/methylation domain-containing protein; the protein is MKKRRAGFSFVELLIALAIMAALASTMLLTLGGGTDKAEATRIASDLQSIRAAALLYVSDKAGTDDAGKVPTLAALEPYLHGGTKLTQVNGAYKLFPSAGTASDKWFIGYSGITPSSGVAQKLALQAAALDLLGGDGSSEPTAQFQASEATVWLRIL
- the ptsP gene encoding phosphoenolpyruvate--protein phosphotransferase gives rise to the protein MNGVGASPGIAVGRVYLDWKEQVEIDREFVDDVEAELERLDLAIETVAGEMSALCQTFPEGGEEAGVAPGTMLRDGEFIGQIKGWIITENVNAPWAVKVTADKFVQVFENMDNDDLKARADDVKDVASRLCRLLLHVSGPLLISRANEPIVLVCRQLDKGHQTMLQRGVFAGVVCQKDTYYSHGVISARNCHVPTVISVDEIADLAETGDPVILDGTTGEVILNPSEDDRAAFAQRAARREEFERQLSKLKGHPARSRDGTLCTVHGNVADLADVDTLADLGGGGIGLYRTEYLYLSKNRLPTCGEQYGDYRRALLAMTGCPVIFRTLDIGGDRIPDYLAVPKETNPALGHRAIRYSLSRSDIFREQLRALLRASGDGDLGIMLPLVTSVEEVRAARAVLEDLKNELRREDKQFNPEVSLGVMVETPAAALTADVLARESDFLSIGSNDLVQYTLAADRANGSLGNLYSPFAPAVLRLIKMVIDAGDAAGTPVHLCGEMAGVPTLIPVLFGMGLRHFSVNPTSLLRTNWVITQLEDRQAEEWARQVLGMGSETDVRRFCEETFGQFCRTE
- a CDS encoding YchJ family protein; protein product: MSECPCGSGRYYTACCGRFIDDGASPATAEELMRARYTAYATGNVEYVLNTHDPKTRESVSEEATKEWSQSAHWLGLKILHTDAGGPKDNRGTVEFVASFEIEGKKVDHHERASFLRHDGKWFFEDGDIVGETYVRDTPKVGRNDPCPCGSGKKYKFCCGRS
- a CDS encoding DUF1846 domain-containing protein, which codes for MLNVRGFDNEKYLAEQTAAIKQRRERIGGKLYLEFGGKLTSDLHAARVLPGFDPDVKMRLLGGFRDMAEIIICLYAGDIERKKIRADFGITYDADVLRLIDRFGEQGLTVAGVVINRYEGQPTADLFRRRLEHRGVRVYTHRMTKGYPTDLETIVSDEGYGANSYVPTTKPIVVVTAPGPGSGKLATCLSQLYHEHRRGVQAGYAKYESFPVWNMPLKHPLNLAYEAATADLGDVNLIDHFHLEAYDQKTVNYNRDLEAFPILQRILQRITGQDSFYRSPTDMGVNRIGFGIVDDDVVRRASCDEIVRRYFRYSCECAQGITDDEVVQRVELIMKELGLQPEDRAVVIPAREAAKEARAKGKGSDGIYTGCAIELPDGSIVTGKNSPLLHAEAAAVLNAIKTLAGIPDSIDLLPASLIHSLAHFKKEILGGTKLTMNLDETLIALSLSGTVNPVAEAAVAQLPKLRNREVHTSHIPSPADESALRKLNVNLTSDPHFSSKSLFED
- a CDS encoding phosphonate ABC transporter substrate-binding protein gives rise to the protein MRWLAGAAAAVSISSVAWAVVPQRFDASGEVVQYLKSTGSVQTLTWGYYRGC
- a CDS encoding ribonucleoside triphosphate reductase gives rise to the protein MLIRYIFKRDGSQVLFDREKIRVAVMKAAAAVGSSDPSIGENVTRQVESYLAIFYDHDSIPSVEQIQDLVERILIENDYAEVAKAYILYRRQRARIRDTKELLGGAADLVNRYLDNIDWKVNENSNMSYSLQGLNNYIASEITAQYWLNEIYTPKIRDLHTSGSLHIHDLSNLSVYCCGWDLMDLLTVGFGGVTTKVGSKPARHLRSLLGQIVNFFYTLQGEAAGAQAFANFDTYLAPFVAADKLPYESVVQCIQEFVFNLNVPTRVGFQTPFTNITMDLTAPKALAKLPAIIGGEPIDATYGDFQREMDMINRAFAEVMLGGDASGKVFPFPIPTYNLTSDFNWDNPVLDPVWEMTAKYGIPYFSNFINSDMNPDDARSMCCRLRLDNRELRKRGGGLFGSNPMTGSIGVVTINMPRLGFLSKGTDDLLARLDDLMDTARDSLEIKRKVLERLTDANLYPYSKHYLRSVKKASGHYWNNHFNTIGINGMNECLLNLCGKDLTSREGIKLAASIMNHMKERMRTYQLETGNLYNLEATPAEGVTYRFAKADRDQFGGQVICANHRHMLEDGAEPYYTNSSQLPVGSTDDIFEALEMQDELQTIYTGGTVLHGFLGERVTDGATVRRLVRKIAENYRLPYFTITPTFSICPIHGYIPGEHEYCPICDAELAAQEAACCSCSAGD
- a CDS encoding anaerobic ribonucleoside-triphosphate reductase activating protein, whose protein sequence is MLIGGLQRTSLIDYPGLVAATVFTLGCNFRCPWCHNGPLVDQSSDLLDEEDFFSFLASRKRLLDGVVVTGGEPTIHRDLPEFILRIKDMGLKVKLDTNGSHPAMMADLIDKKLVDYIAMDVKAAPSAYRLAAGTTVQLETLRQAIEQTRRLPHEFRLTLVPGIHTVDSMDEYAQFLVRGPLYLQAFRPVETVLAAPFRGARPFTPSELAAFRDRLASLMEGPVVLRSAI
- the nrdD gene encoding anaerobic ribonucleoside-triphosphate reductase, with protein sequence MEEKRTKCEVYSRVVGFLTPVSQWNKGKKEEFKDRKTYDATMAHRDF
- a CDS encoding flavin reductase family protein, which encodes MKKSVLAVLMCASLLAVPALAVERVAVNPANGKELGPRVAPSTVIAVATYDANGKADAALIDRWGIVSSSPARIGVAVNKKRATHDNIMASKFFTVNLPSEKFLAEMDFFGNHSLKKLPDLDKFAVTGVKTEKAETVNAPCLVDFPVTMECEVEEAFDGGSHTFFIAKVNKTWIDKNCIDPTSGELKPEAMKLFLYWPGTGKYYHVGDVLGTPGEALKAKFEKQE
- a CDS encoding S9 family peptidase: MARAVQRDDLLSFRFLSRPAVSPDGGTIAFLVHRADKESNRYESNIWTCRLSDGVLRQMTFSGREKFFCWSPDGSSLVFASERTDDEGTVFYRLSLEGGEAQRLFSLPQKAGAVWELPDGRFLVRARWVPSIENPDEANYQIFDQLPFLANGQGYIGSERTGLGVYAPQSGTWKRLTDETFDLASCTMKDDFSQVLAVGCSFTDVKPQTNSVCLFDLADGTSRDLTEGLAMSFSSAGWHGDDVIATGCDRADRGVHKNPTFFKLADSALTPLSPTLDTGLHSTVGSDCRYGQADQTGEFFDDGLGLVYCSTEGFRSFLFRLNADGSSSRLTDLSSVDSFCVRSGVTAFVGMEPNGLQELYVLNGSGVRRLSHFNDAILSELQVQPAHYVSVQSGDVTLDGWYIEPLNCQPGKKYPTILNIHGGPRGVYGDVFFHEMQCWAAQGYGVIFTNPRGSDGRGNDFDDIRGAYGVTDYGDLMAFAEWCAAHLPFVDSDRLGVAGGSYGGFMVNWMVTHTDRFKAACAQRPISNWVSKFGSCDIGYYYVEDQHVGLPWDGRPGPWDDSPLKYAANAKTPLLLIQSSDDFRCEASQSFQMFTAMKVLGVPCRMCFFHGENHELSRSGKPRNRLARLREISRWFDEML